The Microcystis panniformis FACHB-1757 region GTGTTTGTGGAACCGACTGCAAGTAATGGAACACCAATGGCTGAAGCCTTTAAACAGGCTTATACTGGGGTAGAAAAATTTATTTCTAATCATCGCGATAGTTTTCCACCTGTTGTGATTAATATAACCGATGGAGAACCTAATGATTCTAATGCTGCTACTACTGAAGCGAAAAAACTAGCACAACTTAAAACAAGTGACGGTAACGTGATTGTTTTGAATGCTCATATTTCTAACGCATCAGCAGGGAAAATAGAGTTACCTAGTGACAATGCTGGTTTTAGCAATAATAAATTTGCTAACTTTTTGTTTGATATTTCCAGTGTGCTTCCTGAGCCTCTTGCTGAGAGTGCCAAAAATGCGGGTTTTAATGTTCAACCTAATGCCAGAGGTTTTATCTTTAATGCTGATGCTGAAGCACTGATTAAACTTCTTCAATTTGGTTCTCAAGGAGCATTACGCTAAAGTTATTGTCATTAATTATGCAATCTGATCATAAAGTTTCAGTCATCCGTCGGTTCAGTTATAGAACTCATAAAGAGATGGAAACCATTAGCGGTTGTCAAGATAATTTTAGCTATAATGAAGCTAAGAATTGTTTTGCGATCGCCGATGGGGCAACTCAATCATTTTACTCAAGTATATGGTCAAAACTTCTTGTTGATTATTTTTGTGAAAATCCCCAGATTGATAAAAACAATTGGCAAGAATGGCTTGAACTAATTCAGCAAAAATGGTTAGAAGAAGTTAAAGCAGAATTACAAAAAGCAAAAAGCGGTAATAATCCTGCCTGGATTGAGATTTACAATGGTTTGAATGGTTTTCAACCAGCAACATCTACCTTTATTGGGTTACAATTTATTGAAAATCAAGCCAAAGTATCTATTGTTGGCGATAGCTGTCTGTTTATTTTTCAGGGAGATAAATTAATTAAAACCTATTTATTGCAAAAATCAGCGGATTTTAATAATCGACCTGGATATTTTGGAAGTTACCCTAAAAATAATAATGATTATAAGCCAGAATTTTTAGACATCGAATTAAAATACAAACAAGATTCAGATAAGCTTTATTTTGTACTAGCAACTGACGCTCTAGCTGAATATATTTTTAAATATACAGAACAGCAAAGAGATATTTTAAAAACTTTACTTAAAATTAATTCAGAACAGGAGTTTGAGAATTTTGTAAAATATGCTAGACAGGATGACACAATAAAAATGAAAAATGATGATGTTACTTTAATGATTTTAGAAGTCAGGGATCGTGAAATTCCCAGTTCGCCTACACAACCCATAAAAGAAGATCAAGAAAATTCTACTTCAAGTGATGAAACTAAACAGCCTTTTAACGAAGATCAAAACAATTCTTCAAAAGTAGAAGAAGAACCTAAAGACAATACTTCTGCTGAAAATTTAGAAGTTACTTCTGGTTTTGCCAAAATAAGATCCAATCTACAAACATTATTACAACCTCTGCTATCTTTATTCATGGCGCGCCGCAATCTGACGAGTTCAACTTCTAAACCGACGAAATACACCGTAATTAAAGGAGGAATAGATGGAATCCGTAATCTTCTCCTTGTTTTTATTCCTGTAAATATAATCTTAACTATACTCTCCACTGCGACCATAATAAATAGTATAAAAACTGAACAATCAAGCAATTCAAATTCATCTAGTCAAGTCACTAAATATGAACCTAAATATAGGAACCTTGAAAAAGGAAATCAAATCTACAAAGATCAAACTTTTCAAGAAATTATTATTCCTGCTTTATCTGACTCATCTCAGGTTTTAATTTTAGAAGAAGGAGAGGAATGGATTAAATTTCAGATTGATCTTTATGCTAATCAAGCAATCTTGAATGAATGTTATACTTGTGCAAGGGATGAAATAGAAATAAAACCCAAGACAAATCTGAGAATCTTTCCTAAGACAAATCTGAGAATCTTTCCTAGTGGATCAGAAGGGGATGTTTTTGGACAATTAAGTGAACCATCAAAGTTTAAAAAACTTGAATTTGATTCCCTTCCCAATTGGTCTAAATTTACATTTGTGGGTATGTAAAAAAATGAAATATCCGCTTAGAACTGACTATGAAACATTCGTAAAATCCCCTGATAAATTTATATACGATGGTATTTTACAAAAAGGAAAGCCTGTTAAGCAAAAGCAAAATCAGAACTTTTTACTGTCTCATAATGGCGGAAAAGCCGTTGTTTATGAAATTCAAACTAATCCTAAAAAATATGCCCTTAAATGTTGGATAGAAGATTTAGGGGATCTAAAAATTCGTTATAAGGCGATTGATGCCTATCTTAAAACAGTTCAACTTCCTTATTTTGTTGATTTTGCTTACCAAGAACAAGGAATTTTAGTCAATGGACAAAGATTTCCCATTATTAGAATGGAATGGGTTGATGGTATTAGCTTTAAAGACTTTATATCTAATAATATTAATAACCCGACTTCTATCCGTAACTTTGCCGAAAAATTCTTAGAAATGGTTAAAATTCTCCATCAAAATAATATTTCTCATGGAGACTTACAACACGGTAATATTATAGTGCGTAAAAATGGTGATCTATGTTTAATTGACTATGATAGTTTATATGTTCCTCAATTAAGCAATGCAACCGACAATATTAAAGGACTCCCTGGTTATCAACATCCTAACAGAAATAAGTTATCTAAATTAAGTCCAAAAGCTGACTATTTCTCAGAAATGGTGATTTATTTATCATTGCTTGTTCTATCAGAAAATCCTGACTATTGGCAACAAATACAACCAGAGGAAAGACTGCTATTTTCCGAAAATGACATAATTAAACCTAATTTATCCAAGATTTTTAAAGAACTTAAAAATCTTTCTCCTGAGATTGTGTATTTTACCCAAGAATTAGAGAAATTTTGTCAACAATCAAATATTGAAAACCTACAACCTCTTGAAAATTTAGTCAACAATTACACAGGAGCTAAATGGAGTTTTGAGCCTACTACTGATACTGGTATCCAGGATCCTCCCCCTGAGAAAAAGCCACCTCAAACCAGTCCAGAAAAGACAAAATCTTCAGATCCCTGGGAAAAACTTAAAACCAATTCATCAAGTGCTTGGGATAAATTTGACACGGGTAAAACACCACCTCCAAAAGATGAAAACATTTGGGATAAATTTGACACGGGTAAAACACCACCTCCAACAGATTGGGATAAACTCCATCAACAACCTCGAAAAGAAGCACCAGTACCTATTCCAGATGAAAACATTTGGGATAAATTTGATAATATTTGGAAGAAACTTACAACATCTGTATCATCTATTTGGAACAAAATTTTGAACTGGTTTAATTAGCTATCTGATTATTCTGTGCAGTTCTCCTATCCTAAAATCAACCCCATTGCTTGATTAATAATTTTATTTTTATCAACCATAGCTTCAATTTCTTCTGGTTTAAGTAGGTGGGTGGAATTAAATATAAAATGAACGTAGGTTGGGTTGAAGCATGAAACCCAACGCCCGATTATGTTACGCTACCGCTAACCCATCCTACAAATAATTGTGCCTACCTACTTAGGCTCTTCTCGACTTTGTGTGATAATTTTTGCTTATGTAAGGTTAAATGCTTACTGGGCAAGACTTTTAGGACTATTTTGAAAGAAGAAACTATCAGTATAGACCTCGTTTACACACAGAAACCAGAAG contains the following coding sequences:
- a CDS encoding vWA domain-containing protein, with amino-acid sequence MYQEQLSSAKPGFILIMIDQSASMSDKYANSDKADFAAKAVNRVIGEIITACSSGNEIKDRCFVAAVGYGASINVLFLDKASDLAKNPNTTTLKKKVSDGAGGLVEVDEVMRVFVEPTASNGTPMAEAFKQAYTGVEKFISNHRDSFPPVVINITDGEPNDSNAATTEAKKLAQLKTSDGNVIVLNAHISNASAGKIELPSDNAGFSNNKFANFLFDISSVLPEPLAESAKNAGFNVQPNARGFIFNADAEALIKLLQFGSQGALR
- a CDS encoding PP2C family serine/threonine-protein phosphatase produces the protein MQSDHKVSVIRRFSYRTHKEMETISGCQDNFSYNEAKNCFAIADGATQSFYSSIWSKLLVDYFCENPQIDKNNWQEWLELIQQKWLEEVKAELQKAKSGNNPAWIEIYNGLNGFQPATSTFIGLQFIENQAKVSIVGDSCLFIFQGDKLIKTYLLQKSADFNNRPGYFGSYPKNNNDYKPEFLDIELKYKQDSDKLYFVLATDALAEYIFKYTEQQRDILKTLLKINSEQEFENFVKYARQDDTIKMKNDDVTLMILEVRDREIPSSPTQPIKEDQENSTSSDETKQPFNEDQNNSSKVEEEPKDNTSAENLEVTSGFAKIRSNLQTLLQPLLSLFMARRNLTSSTSKPTKYTVIKGGIDGIRNLLLVFIPVNIILTILSTATIINSIKTEQSSNSNSSSQVTKYEPKYRNLEKGNQIYKDQTFQEIIIPALSDSSQVLILEEGEEWIKFQIDLYANQAILNECYTCARDEIEIKPKTNLRIFPKTNLRIFPSGSEGDVFGQLSEPSKFKKLEFDSLPNWSKFTFVGM
- a CDS encoding protein kinase domain-containing protein, which produces MKYPLRTDYETFVKSPDKFIYDGILQKGKPVKQKQNQNFLLSHNGGKAVVYEIQTNPKKYALKCWIEDLGDLKIRYKAIDAYLKTVQLPYFVDFAYQEQGILVNGQRFPIIRMEWVDGISFKDFISNNINNPTSIRNFAEKFLEMVKILHQNNISHGDLQHGNIIVRKNGDLCLIDYDSLYVPQLSNATDNIKGLPGYQHPNRNKLSKLSPKADYFSEMVIYLSLLVLSENPDYWQQIQPEERLLFSENDIIKPNLSKIFKELKNLSPEIVYFTQELEKFCQQSNIENLQPLENLVNNYTGAKWSFEPTTDTGIQDPPPEKKPPQTSPEKTKSSDPWEKLKTNSSSAWDKFDTGKTPPPKDENIWDKFDTGKTPPPTDWDKLHQQPRKEAPVPIPDENIWDKFDNIWKKLTTSVSSIWNKILNWFN